One genomic segment of Cinclus cinclus chromosome 33, bCinCin1.1, whole genome shotgun sequence includes these proteins:
- the LOC134055565 gene encoding serine/threonine-protein kinase pim-1-like encodes MTGATGKNRKDGADTSAAAGPEPPLSRSKERTPGAARPGTAEGRSGPVSGPGPSADSRVSPAGKVEHGIKERYQLGSLPGRGGFGSVWAATRLSDGAPVAIKRVPRNRVRHWGELPDGTSAPMEIVLLDKVSTGFPGVVQLLEWLELPSDILMVLERPERCQDLRHFIRARGFLSEEVARQLFRQVLEAVQHCTSCGVLHRDVKPENILVDLASGQAKLIDFGCGTYLQDTAYTHFAGTRSYSPPEWTRFGWYYGKPATIWSLGILLHQMVCGKHPFRRGRNISWNHQLSLPQRLSQDCQDLIKRCLSMLDKERPSLEDLLCDPWMHCLLAGLGDGLGWEVFQVGSSVDQEVLGTSCGVDGPCAWRRLRTSFGTSFSASSDGMSEFPAHHSVHHVVAFLNAPHHEEH; translated from the exons ATGACGGGAGCCACaggcaaaaacagaaaagatggcGCCGACACCAG cgcggccgctgGCCCCGAGCCGCCGCTGTCGCGTTCCAAAGAGCGAACGCCAggggctgcccggcccgggacggctGAGGGGCGCTCGGGGCCCGTgtctggccccgggccgagcgctgacagcCGCGTCTCGCCGGCAGGGAAGGTGGAGCACGGCATTAAGGAGCGCTACCAGCTCGGTTCGCTGCCGGGgcgcggcggcttcggcagcgtctggGCGGCGACGCGGCTCtcggacggcgccccg gtggccatcaaaaggGTGCCACGGAACCGCGTCCGACACTGGggtgagctg cccgaCGGCACCAGCGcaccaatggagatcgtgctcctggacaaggtgtccactggctTCCCTGGTgttgtccagctgctggagtggcttgAGCTCCCCAGCGACATCCTGATGGTGCTGGAGCGCCCGGAGCGGTGTCAGGACCTCCGTCATTTCATTCGGGCACGGGGGTTCCTGTCCGAGGAGGTGGCGCGGcagctgttccgccaggtgctggaggccgtgcagcactgcaccagctgcGGAGTCCTGCACAGGGATGTCAAACCGGAGAACATCCTCGTTGACCTGGCCAGCGGGCAGGCAAAACTGATTgattttggctgtggcacctacctgcaggacacagcctacACTCactttgcag gaacacggtcctacagccccccggAATGGACCCGCTTTGGCTGGTACTATGGCAAGCCAGctaccatctggtccctgggcatcctgctgcacCAGATGGTCTGTGGGAAGCACCCTTTCAGGAGGGGCCGGAACATCAGCTGGAACCATCAGCTCTCACTGCCACAacggctctctcaag aCTGCCAAGATCTGATCAAAAGGTGTTTATCCATGCTCGACAAAGAAAGGCCCTCATTAGAAGACCTGCTTTGTgacccttggatgca CTGCCTTTTGGCAGGActgggggatgggctggggtgg gaagtgttccaggtggggtcCAGTGTGGATCAGGAGGTGCTTGGGACCAGCTGCGGTGTGGACGGGCCGTGcgcttggagaaggctgaggacatcgTTTGGGACCAGCTTTTCTGCCAGCAGCGATGGCATGAG tgAGTTCCCAGCCCATCACAGTGTCCATCACGTTGTTGCCTTCCTTAATGCCCCTCACCACGAGGAACACTGA